The Palaemon carinicauda isolate YSFRI2023 chromosome 9, ASM3689809v2, whole genome shotgun sequence sequence tgacctttgaccttgaccttccaagatttaattatttccagatttttacatatcagttaatttctgcaagtttcattgcactacgattaaaactgtggccaggaagctgttcataaacagacaaacacacaaacagggggataaaacataacctccttccaactttgttgtcgGAGGAAACTATTGGTATGGCTGTTGTgtagataatgatattattattgttactagttaagctacaaccctagttagaaaaagtaagatactatgagcccaagggctcaatcagggaaaaatagcccagtaaggaaaggaaatagggaaataaataaacgatatgagaaataatgaacaattaagataaagtattttaaaaacagtaacaacatcaaataatatatttcatatatgaactacaaaaaatgcctatgtcagcctgttcatcattaaaaccatttgctgcaaagtttgaacttttgaagttcaatcgattcaactacccgattaggaagatcattccacaacttggtcacagctggaatacaatTTCCATGTGAATAATATTGACAGGCTATTATCACGGTCACTGTGTGGCTGCATTATTGTGATAGAAATATGTGTGGATATGTTATTAGGATATTAATAATCATGTGtcagttgctttttttttttttttttttttttttttttttttttttttttttttttttttttttgtaggctatCAGTATGCTTTCATTGTGGATAATGGTTTCAGGCTATTTGTAGATAGACGATCTATTATATTGTCAGGCTGTGAGCAAGTTGATCGTGACTTCAGGTACCCTGTATTTTGTATTTTGGTGAAGATTAGTCTGGGGTTACAGTTAACTTTATGAAAATAGCTTTTGGTTGGCCAGAGGCcaagagaattcgatattaaaaggtatttgtggcttatatgaatagatGTATAAATACGTTCCAATGTGAAAAATtatcttgtgtgtatgtatatatatatatatatatatatatatatatatatatatatatatatatatatatatgtatatatatatatatatacacatatacatatatataggctatttttgtgtatatatacacacacacacacacacacacatatatatatatatatatatatatatatatatatagtatatatatatacatacatacatttatatataaatatatttatttatatatagactatatatatatatatatatatatatatatatatatatacacacatacatatatatgaagtccGTGTAGCGTCCCAACAAGGAATTATTCGACATCATGACTACTACATCGAAGAATTGCTCATTTGCGTGGAATAGTGTCATCGAATCTGTACACAAAGGCGTTTAAcacataactttttatttttctaaattatttttactgaattttttttcattgttattttggttattattatttgcCTGGAATTAAGCcataatttacttttattattattattattattattattattttttttatattattattattattgttattattattattattattattccgtatttttcctaattaagttgctttctgcttttccaactaaagttgaatgttagaaaataataataataataataataatgaaaataataatgatgatgatgataataataataataataataataataataataataatcatcatcatcatcatcatcatcatcatcatcataataatattccATTGGATACATATTGTCAAACCAGTTGAATATTaagaagctcctctctctctctctctctctctctctctctctctctctctctctctctctctctctctctcactcctttaTCTTTTTCCAACCCTTTGCAACATTAAGGGGGACCAAGCCATCCCTATAGTGTGGCTCATTCCGCCcacccagatctctctctctctctctctctctctctctctctctctctcaccttatgaATTTGATACCCTCTGGACTGGAGACATACGGGTAGATTCTCCATCGACGTAGGCTAATTTGTTTAACCGGATCTCGTGAGTAgcagaaataagacaaaataataGTTGTTGGATAAATATGAACTCGTTTATGAGAGCAGTAGTCTAAATTATCTAAAAAACATTCATTGGATTCCCCTATTACGAAATACTTACCCGTTtgatgtatatttaaaatattttcctgTGAAGTGGCCTGTTGCCATAAGTTATCTATAAGAATTATATTTAGACCTAGTTTTCATAATTTCAGTATCTGAATTCAGATTAAAAGTGACATGTATAAAATCATGTCATATGTGAATATGTAGTCCCTGAAATTTGATTTTTACCGTGCAAGAGATTTCTGGCCCTTGGCCTGTTTTGTTaatcagtaaaatatatatttacttcagTGTAGGCCTACTTCCTGTGCGTCTATTAAGGAGTAGGCCTATATTCCGTGAAATGAAATGAATTTACCTTGTTGTGTAAAAGGATATCTCAATAAATCAACAGGGGTGAGATTATTTTTTCTCTCCAAAATACTGTAGGCCTATAAATAATTCCTTTTAATACAAAATTCGGTCTTTACCGATCAACAAAACAGTTTCTTGAAGCTGAAATTCTTCCCAATGCTCCATTTTTTAACCTCTCATGATCTGTATCGCCACCATTCGTCAGGAGCACTTTGAAAAGTCCTGCTGATCCTTAAATCACCTCGGACGCAATCAAGAGTAGAGAGAGATCCTAAGAAACTGCAGGCTAGTTTTTAATTCGCCATTATGATAAGTTCTACCAAATACAATTAGCGAGGGATATTGGAGTGAGGGGGAACTACACTAAACTTCACTTCGCTTATCGGGATCTAATTATACCGAGAGATTACGCATCTCACAGCGAGGGTTCTTAAAAAAAAAGCAGACACCGAAACGGCGGTGGTGTGTAACCCAGCACCGCCGAATCTCCATTAGTCAGCGGTGGTAGGAATTAACGATCTAGCGGCCGCTAGATGACACTGCGATAGTTGCGCCCCGGGAGTCACAGAAAATGGGACCTCGGAGGCGGGGTGCCTCCCATTGTGTCTTACCTCATCCATTTTCCGGTGGTGGAAAAGACATTTTTGAAATTCTGGCTTTATTGTTTTCCAGGAGTTCTTCTCCCGGTGTTCTTGTTCATCAAATTGGAAAATAAAGGAAAGTATTGAAATTCTGGCTTTTTTTCCAGACTTCTTCTCCCGGTGTTCTTGTTcatcaaattgaaaaataaaggaaagcaGTGATGCTCGGAGATAAGAATAATAACAGATGATGAATATTTTCAGTatcttgttagagttctcttgcttgatggtacacttgggcacacacttctcttatttctctatctcttgttttgttaaagtttatatagtttacataggagatatttattttaatgttgttactgttcttaaaatagttctctttttccttgtttcctttcctcactgggctattttccctgttggagcccctgggcttatagcatcctgcttttccaattaggggtttcctttcctcactgggctattttcccctgttagggcccctgggcttatagcatcctgcttttccaattaggggtttcctttcctcactgggctattttcccctgttagggcccctgggcttatagcatcctgcttttccaattaggggtttcctttcctcattgggctattttccctgttggagcccccgggcttatagcatcctgcttttccaatatggggtttccttttcctcactgggctattttccctgttggagcccataggcttagagcatcctgcttttccaattaggggtttcctttcctcacggctattttccctgttggagctcctaggcttatagcatcctgcttttccaattaggggtttcctttcctcactgggctattttccctgttgaagcccctgggcttatagcatcctgctttttcaattaggggtttcctttcctcactgggctattttccctgtcggagcccctgggcttatagcatagggCTCTCCCAATTaagggtttcctttcctcactgggctattttccctgtcggagcccctgggcttatagcatggggCTTTCCCAATTAGGGTAGTGGCTTAGAAAGTAGTACTAATACTATAAATTTAGGCCCTACCCCTTGGTCGAGTTGAGGTGGTATCTTGTTGTGCAATGTAATCAATACTTTaactgaatggtctcacaggccccatCGCCGGGCTATAAAGCTCACATTCATAAATCCATCCTGAAGCCCATTTGTTGTCACAGTTCTTAAAGACTGTTGATGGGAATTTAGATAAAAAGGGAAAACAATTTTATCATCCTTGAGTTTTAAAGAGATTTTGTTTCACTGCATATTTGCCATTCCTGCTGATAACAGTATAGAACACGGCGATGTAGTTAGTTGAAATTGTTACCGTTAGAATGGTTGATAGGCAACCTATAATACTTATTATTCTTCTATATTTCactctacataattatatatatatatatatatatatatatatatatatatatatatatatatatatatatatatatatagatagatagatagatagatagatatatatgtatatatatatagatatatatatatatatatatatatatatatttatatatagatagatagatagatagatagatagatatgtatatatatataaatatatatatatatatatatatatatatataaagcggttatatatttaaatatatataggcctatggtatatgtaaattgtgtgtgtgtatatatatatatatatatatatatatatatatatatatttatatatatatatatatatagatgtgtaatgCAGAGAATCGAAATGCCGCATATCTATGTCCAAAGAAAAATATTAAGCATATCTGCTAATATATTAATTGGCATATTTACCTGAATGTATTACTACCTGGAGGAACTCTTCGTATATTTTGCCCTGAGAGAGGAATGAAAAATGGTAATTTAAACGTTTAAatgcctttcatgaatggcagaggcaagagacagtgacctagagactgaacatatatacacatgGTTAGCGCGAAAGCcgcctctctatccaagctaggaccaaggtttaaagatcgctcatgaatggcagaggcaagggacattgacattgccctagcaagcaggacaatgccctagagactgaccatattttacatgatcagcgcccaagccccctctccacccaagctaggaccagggagggccaggcaaatggctgctgatgactcaacagatagacctataggctccctcaaaccccccaaccttagctcacaaggatggtaaggttgcagacactaatgaggaggaccaggaaatggctgctgatgactcagcgggtagacctatagtcATGTATTATACAAATTTGTGCCTTTATGCTTAGGTAATATTATTACCAGTTTGTCCTCCTTTtcgccttattattattaattttattattcaagaaTATGTAACTCGTAAAGATTGACATTAGGCCTATTTGGctgaagggaaatttttttttttttcaaatagtcgGGACAACGGTTAACAAGAAATATCACAAAGAAATTTAGTCTCATAGCCAtactagaaaatggtttaaaaatcaTATTCTAATGAATAAAAACTGACTGCTTACATTGCTTTTTTAATCAAAGTCTGTTGGTACATTGTGTAGACAAGTTTactaaacaaatagaaaaaatagtCCTTTCATTTCTCTCTAAAGATTATAAATAAATAGTAAAGCATCATATTATCAGCAACTACAAGATCTGCAAATGAACAATCTGATAAGACGCACAAGCATTCTCATCATACTCTATGCCTTCCATCATATTAGGCACAGCCTGGACTGCCTGTACGGTTTGTCCGGGGGCAAGGCCCTCAACCTGTACGCACTGTATTGGTTGCATCTCTGTAACCTGCCCATCCACCACAGCCTCAACTAACGACCCTTCCACTAAAGGTATCACGCTTCTGTCACACTGTTGCTGCATTTCACCTGTCTGAGTATCAGCATTTACAGTTACCACACAATCCACACTTTCCCCTTGATCCTGCAGTgtgttattatgtttattatttggTGTCAGGACAATGTCCGTAGAAGGAGTGACTACTGTCTCATTAGAACTCGGCGTCCGTATTGTTGCCTCTGAAGAAGAACGTATTGTCTTCCCAGCAGTGGTAGTATCAGTCGCTGTAGAAGCGTCCGAAGTGCTAGTTCGAGCGACCTCTTGGTGTTGTTGTCGAATGTGATTCATAAGAGTATTTGGTCTCGGAAATCGAGCATCACAGTGTGGACACACGTGAGGTCGTTCGCCTGTGTGGGATCTAATATGATAGGTGAGATCCACCTTCTTCATAAAGGTCTTAGGGCACTGGTTACATTTGTATGGGCGCTCATTGAGGTGGGACCGCAAATGCAATGTCAGTTCACTTGGGTAGGGGTAAAATTTTCCGCAAATGTAGCATAGATTTTTGTAAGTGTTTCGGTCCGTGTGATGTCGTCTTAAGTGGTAAGAAAGTCTACCAGCAGAAAAGAATTCACGAGAACAGGTTTTACACTTATGGATTTCGCTGTGAGTATGTTGTGTGCTTACGTGTGCTCGCAGATTTGCCACAGACTTCAATTTCACGTCGCAAAATTCGCACTTGAGCCCCTGTCTCTTGTGAGATCGCACATGGTCACAGTAAGCTTTGCGGTTCTTCAAGGTAACGAAACACACTGGACACTTCAGAGGGTCTGATTTCTTTTCATTATGCTGTGATTGATCTTTGGTTTTGGTTTTCAGTTTTTTGACATTATTCCCGCTCTGCCTACCTCTGCCTTGAAGTATTCCCTTGTGGCACTTATGATTCTCAAGATCAGAATTGGATGGAAAAGATAGTTTACACTCGAGGCACGACCAAGGGTAGTGTTCAGGGTGCTGAGAATAACGATGCTGTTCTAATTTTTGAGATGAAGATGCTGCCTTTCCACAAACATCACATAATTCAATGCGATGTTCAACTTCTCCACTTTTGACAGCCTTTTCCTTTGTAAAAGTTTCATTTTTCAAAAACAGCTGTAGGAACTGTGTATGATGTTTCTCCATGTGGGCTTTCAAGGACTCGTAAGTACGAAAACCAGAGGCACACAATGGACATTCATTCTCTCCTTGTAGATGAATCTTCAAGTGCTCAAAAGCGTCGGTCTCTACCAATTCATCACAGTATTCACACTCCTTTCCAATTTTTAACAAATCTTCTGATTGTGAGGGATTTATACCATTAGTTGTACATTGTACTTTTCCACTATGAACAAGCTGTTGGTGTCGAGCTAGatgcaaagaggaagaatatgCACATGTACACTTTGGGCACTTGAAATTTTTCTTAAAGTGTACCATCATTTGCTTCACATGTTCCGCTTTGAAACTTATCTGGACATTACAGCTGCAATGAGCAGGTTCAACACTAGAGTCAGCTTTGATTTGAGTCATGAGTTGTCCAGCTGAATCAGAATGAACTTTACAGAAAGGACTGTGAGTTTCCACATGAGTTGACGGTTCTCCTTCGCAGATTTCAACTTTATTTTCTGTCTCTGTAATTCTAGATTCTTCAGGAACTTTCAACTCCTCTGAGCAATGCGCTTCCATGTCTTCTGGTCTTGAGTCTTTGGAATTCTGcaaagaaataagatatattcaCTTTAATAAATCCAAAATGTCATCGTCTGTAAACATTGATCACCAGCACATTacttactttaaaggctgcttttctggtcctatattgcAATGGAACCTCACTCTCTAAAAGGACCTTAACATTAACAGAGAATgtccttactttaagggctgcttttctggtcctatacagcaatgGAACCTTACTCTCTAAAGGACCTTAACATTAACAGAGAATgtccttactttaagggctgcttttctggtcctatactgcaagggAACCTCACTCTCTAATGGACCTTAACATTAACAGAGAATgtccttactttaagggctgcttttctggtcctatactgcaatgGAACCTTACTCTCTAAAGGACCTTAACATTAACAGAGAATgtccttactttaagggctgcttttctggtcctatactgcaagggAACCTCACTCTCTAATGGACCTTAACATTAACAGAGAATGTccttactttaaaggctgcttttctggtcctatactgcaatgGAACCTTACTCTCTAAAGGACCTTAACATTAGCAGAGAATGTCCTTACTTTAAGGGccgcttttctggtcctatactgcaagggAACCTCACTCTCTAATGGACCTTAACATTAACAGAGAATgtccttactttaagggctgcttttctggtcctatactgcaatgGAACCTTACTCTCTAAAGGACCTTAACATTAGCAGAGAATGTCATTTTGACAGGTAAATTTAGTTTCATTATGACTTCTAGTACACAAAACAAACCGTTGTATCTAACGCATTTTATTCATGGGATTTTAAGAAATAGGATTGTTAAGAGTTTAAACTGGGATGTTAATTTTAGCAAAACTTCAGCCATTTTCAGCATTGTGATGTATTATagttatacagtaatatataaatatagtaactTTCCCTTCTGTCAGAATTATTAAACATTATGACGAGCCATTTTATTACTTATATAATCGCTAAAATATTCAACTTCCGGTTAATCCAAATAAGTAGAAATTAATACTGATCTTTGAAGTCAAAAGGCAGTATTCTTAACTTCACTATACAAATGAACCATAAATACATTCTCTGATTATCAATAGACGTTCAATTGTTACTAATtacttgtaagtttttttttattattccagtcGTTTACGATAACGTATATCGTGAAGCCTGCAAGTGTTATCATTTATTTAACATAattatcttgcctttttttt is a genomic window containing:
- the LOC137646664 gene encoding zinc finger protein ZFMSA12A-like, producing MEAHCSEELKVPEESRITETENKVEICEGEPSTHVETHSPFCKVHSDSAGQLMTQIKADSSVEPAHCSCNVQISFKAEHVKQMMVHFKKNFKCPKCTCAYSSSLHLARHQQLVHSGKVQCTTNGINPSQSEDLLKIGKECEYCDELVETDAFEHLKIHLQGENECPLCASGFRTYESLKAHMEKHHTQFLQLFLKNETFTKEKAVKSGEVEHRIELCDVCGKAASSSQKLEQHRYSQHPEHYPWSCLECKLSFPSNSDLENHKCHKGILQGRGRQSGNNVKKLKTKTKDQSQHNEKKSDPLKCPVCFVTLKNRKAYCDHVRSHKRQGLKCEFCDVKLKSVANLRAHVSTQHTHSEIHKCKTCSREFFSAGRLSYHLRRHHTDRNTYKNLCYICGKFYPYPSELTLHLRSHLNERPYKCNQCPKTFMKKVDLTYHIRSHTGERPHVCPHCDARFPRPNTLMNHIRQQHQEVARTSTSDASTATDTTTAGKTIRSSSEATIRTPSSNETVVTPSTDIVLTPNNKHNNTLQDQGESVDCVVTVNADTQTGEMQQQCDRSVIPLVEGSLVEAVVDGQVTEMQPIQCVQVEGLAPGQTVQAVQAVPNMMEGIEYDENACASYQIVHLQIL